The following is a genomic window from Candidatus Eisenbacteria bacterium.
GATGTCGACCGCTTCCGCGTGTCCGGTGCTTCCGGACGAGACCTGGGAATACGTCGGGTTCTTCTCGGCGCCCCCGGAGTAGCCCGAGGTGACCGACCGCACTCCAGGCAGGGACTCGAACGGGGACTCCATGCACCAGAAGCAACCGCCGGCGAACGTGGCATGCTCGACCACGGCGGGTTGCGGCGACCTCGGTGGAGCCGGCGCGGCCTTGGGAGCCGCTGCGGCCAGCCCGTGCATGACGGACGCGACAGCAAGCGTCATGACAAGGGTGGAACGGCGAAGGGGTTTCACGCTCATGCCACGCTCCTCGAGGTCGGTACCCACGTCGTCGCGGCGCCGGAATGGTGCCGCGGGCCCAGCTCGCTTCGTCCAGGATACGCTGCCTCGCCTGTCCTGTGACTTCCGGTCCGGGGCTCCTTCGTGAACGGCTCCGTCCTCGTGCTCCAGCACGTCGCCCCGGAGACGCCAGGGCTCATCGCGGACGCGCTTCGCGCGCGAGGGGTCCCGTTCGAGACGGTACACACCCACGCGGGAGATCCGGTTCCCCGATCCGCCTCGGGCCTGCGCGGGCTCGTCGTGATGGGCGGCCCGATGGGGGTCTACGAACAGGAGACGCATCCGCACCTGGCGGAAGAGATCGAGCTCATCCGGAGCGCGCTCGCGAGCGGCCTTCCCATCCTCGGCGTGTGCCTCGGGAGCCAGCTCCTCGCCGCCGCCCTGGGGGCTCGAGTGACTCCCGGGACGAAGGAGATCGGGTGGCTGCCGGTCGAGCTGACGGAAGACGCGGCGCAGGATGCGCTCTGGCGCGGAGTCCGGAGTCCGATCACCCCCTTTCACTGGCATGGCGACGCGTTCGAGCTTCCCGCGGGAGCGCGCCGCCTCGCCCGTTCCGAGGTCACCTCATGCCAGGCCTTTTCCTACGGGGATCAGGCGTACGGGCTCCTCTTCCACCTGGAGGTGAGCGCCGCCATGGTGCACGCCATGGCGCGGGCCTTCGGCCACGAGCTCGAGGCGGCGGGAGTGGACGGCGAGGCGATCCTCTGCCAGACCCTCCGGGCGGTAAGCGACATCCGCGAGACCGCTGCGCTCGTCCTCGGCCGCTGGGCGGACCTCCTGCAACGGTGACGGCGCGCCTCCGACCGGCGCACGGGCGCCCGCCGTGTCAGGTTCCATGATCCATCGGTCCACCTGGACCGGCGCGCGGCGGTAGGGCATCATTCGACGGTTCGACTGCTGCTTACCTTCGTCCGGCCCGGGTCGCGCACGCATCGCCCGTGGCCCGCTGGAAAGGGAAACCCACCATGAAGGCTCAGGTGAAGGATGAGGCCGTCGCGGCGAGCGACGGAACCGCCACGGTTCAGTACGGCGGGAGGAGCGCGACGTTGCCGGTCGTTCGGGGCACGGAGGACGAGGTCGCGATGGACATCCAGAGCCTCCGCACGTCCACCGGCATGATCACGCTCGACCCCGGGTACGGGAACACCGGTTCCTGCCGCAGCGCCGTCACGTTCATCGACGGCGAGAAGGGGATTCTCCGGTACCGCGGCTACCCCATCGAGGAGCTCGCGGAGCGGAGCAGCTTCCTCGAGGTCGCCTGGCTCCTGATCCACGGAGAGCTTCCCACTCGCGCGGATCTCGAGGGCTTCACGAGCGAGGTGACGCGGCACACGATGCTCCAC
Proteins encoded in this region:
- a CDS encoding type 1 glutamine amidotransferase — protein: MNGSVLVLQHVAPETPGLIADALRARGVPFETVHTHAGDPVPRSASGLRGLVVMGGPMGVYEQETHPHLAEEIELIRSALASGLPILGVCLGSQLLAAALGARVTPGTKEIGWLPVELTEDAAQDALWRGVRSPITPFHWHGDAFELPAGARRLARSEVTSCQAFSYGDQAYGLLFHLEVSAAMVHAMARAFGHELEAAGVDGEAILCQTLRAVSDIRETAALVLGRWADLLQR
- a CDS encoding peptide-methionine (S)-S-oxide reductase, which codes for MSVKPLRRSTLVMTLAVASVMHGLAAAAPKAAPAPPRSPQPAVVEHATFAGGCFWCMESPFESLPGVRSVTSGYSGGAEKNPTYSQVSSGSTGHAEAVDI